The following are encoded in a window of Nibricoccus aquaticus genomic DNA:
- a CDS encoding glycoside hydrolase family 3 N-terminal domain-containing protein, producing MPALPSPLRPVLLAFTCSLLALRLFSAEPAPLYQNPAAPIDARVNDLVARMTPQEKIAQITSHWIPTPKKDQTIAQALTPEFLEKTFASGIGSIGPCHLGIDDEIFARNRVKEFLKTKTRLGIPAFFHDELCHGLMKPEATSFPAPIGLACTWNEELIEKLYAMSAREARARGTHHALTPVVDVTLDPRWGRTEETLGEDPYLNGRLGTAIIRGLQGGATGEIGPQSVMATLKHLAGHGASEGGLNRSPAHIGPIELRETHIAPFATIIRDAKPATIMPSYNEVDGIPSHANRAMLQDLVRGEYGFKGLFVSDYDGVAHLFKDHRVVSTAAEAARLTLESGVQMELPIPETFSQLIPLLGKDAALDKLVDDAVRAVLRWKFQLGLFEEKPLEAAPAHALAKSDESRALALQAACESIVLLKNDGGLLPLTVGAHKRIAVIGPNADIARLGGYSGVPLQPVSLLEGLRARVGNQAEILHAEGCKIANKDARDAYTNWKELNDIALADPVEDQRLITEAITVAEKADLVILALGENEVISRESWGKRKLGDLASLDLVGAQSELARRILATGKPVILYLSNGRPLSLGELGDKIPVILEGWYAGQETGRAAAEILFGDTNPSGKLTISFPRTVGHLPAQYRRKPYSAPYTYMFSTHEAQYPFGFGLSYTTFAYSNLRVEKPTITTTENLRVSIDLKNTGTRDGVEIAQLYLRDEVSSVTRPVMELRGFQRVALKAGESKTITFELTPEALAFYNRDLKRVIEPGAFTVMIGGSSVQTQNARFEVLTNPDAPKNSASNSKSQTQHD from the coding sequence ATGCCCGCCCTCCCCTCGCCCCTGCGTCCGGTCCTCCTCGCGTTCACCTGCTCGCTCCTCGCGCTCCGCCTTTTCAGCGCAGAGCCCGCACCGCTTTATCAAAACCCGGCCGCGCCTATCGACGCTCGCGTGAACGATCTCGTCGCCCGCATGACCCCGCAGGAAAAAATCGCGCAGATCACCTCGCACTGGATTCCCACGCCCAAGAAAGACCAGACCATCGCGCAGGCACTCACGCCCGAATTTTTGGAAAAAACCTTCGCCTCCGGCATCGGCTCCATCGGCCCGTGCCACCTCGGCATCGACGACGAGATTTTCGCACGCAACCGCGTGAAGGAATTCCTCAAAACCAAAACGCGCCTCGGCATCCCGGCCTTCTTTCACGACGAACTCTGCCACGGCTTGATGAAGCCCGAGGCCACCAGTTTCCCCGCGCCCATCGGTCTTGCCTGCACATGGAACGAGGAGCTCATCGAAAAACTCTACGCCATGTCCGCCCGCGAGGCGCGCGCCCGCGGCACGCATCACGCACTCACGCCCGTCGTCGATGTCACCCTCGATCCGCGCTGGGGCCGCACCGAGGAAACGCTCGGCGAAGACCCGTACCTCAACGGCCGTCTCGGCACCGCCATCATTCGCGGTCTGCAAGGCGGCGCTACTGGCGAAATCGGACCGCAGAGCGTGATGGCGACGTTGAAACATCTCGCCGGTCACGGCGCGTCCGAAGGCGGACTCAACCGCAGCCCGGCGCACATCGGGCCGATCGAGCTGCGTGAGACGCACATCGCTCCCTTCGCCACGATCATCCGTGACGCCAAACCCGCGACCATTATGCCGTCGTACAACGAAGTGGACGGCATCCCCTCGCACGCGAACCGCGCGATGCTGCAAGACCTCGTGCGCGGCGAGTACGGTTTCAAAGGACTCTTCGTCTCCGACTACGACGGCGTCGCGCATCTCTTCAAAGATCACCGCGTCGTTAGCACCGCCGCCGAAGCCGCGCGGCTCACGCTCGAATCCGGCGTGCAGATGGAGCTGCCGATTCCCGAAACATTTTCCCAACTCATCCCGCTGCTCGGCAAAGATGCCGCGCTCGACAAACTCGTCGACGACGCCGTCCGCGCCGTGCTGCGCTGGAAATTCCAGCTCGGCCTCTTCGAAGAAAAACCGCTCGAAGCCGCTCCCGCTCACGCACTCGCGAAGTCGGATGAATCGCGCGCCCTCGCACTTCAAGCCGCGTGCGAAAGCATCGTACTCCTCAAAAACGACGGCGGCCTACTCCCGCTCACAGTTGGCGCGCACAAACGCATCGCGGTCATCGGCCCGAACGCCGACATCGCCCGCCTCGGGGGCTACAGCGGCGTTCCGCTTCAGCCCGTTTCCTTGCTCGAAGGTCTGCGCGCCCGCGTCGGCAATCAGGCGGAGATTCTCCACGCCGAGGGCTGCAAGATCGCGAACAAGGATGCACGCGACGCGTACACCAACTGGAAAGAACTCAACGACATCGCGCTCGCCGATCCGGTCGAAGACCAGCGCTTGATCACCGAAGCCATCACCGTCGCGGAGAAAGCGGATCTCGTGATTCTCGCGCTCGGCGAAAACGAAGTCATCAGCCGCGAATCCTGGGGTAAACGAAAACTCGGCGATCTCGCCTCGCTCGATCTCGTCGGTGCCCAAAGCGAACTCGCCCGCCGCATCCTCGCCACCGGCAAACCGGTCATTCTCTACCTCTCCAACGGCCGCCCGCTTTCGCTCGGCGAACTCGGCGACAAAATCCCCGTCATCTTGGAAGGCTGGTACGCCGGCCAGGAAACCGGCCGAGCCGCCGCCGAGATTCTTTTCGGCGACACCAATCCCTCGGGCAAACTCACGATCTCGTTCCCGCGCACCGTCGGCCATCTCCCCGCGCAGTACCGTCGCAAGCCTTACTCCGCTCCGTACACCTACATGTTCAGCACCCACGAGGCCCAGTACCCCTTCGGCTTCGGTCTCTCTTACACGACCTTCGCCTACTCCAACCTCCGCGTCGAAAAACCGACGATCACGACAACCGAAAACCTCCGTGTGAGCATAGACCTGAAAAACACCGGCACCCGCGACGGCGTCGAAATCGCCCAGCTGTATCTCCGCGACGAAGTCAGCTCCGTGACTCGGCCGGTGATGGAATTGCGGGGCTTCCAACGCGTCGCCCTGAAAGCCGGGGAATCCAAGACGATCACCTTCGAACTAACGCCCGAAGCCCTCGCCTTCTACAACCGCGACCTGAAACGAGTGATCGAGCCCGGCGCGTTCACCGTGATGATCGGCGGCTCGTCGGTTCAGACGCAGAACGCGCGGTTTGAGGTTCTGACCAATCCCGACGCCCCGAAGAACTCGGCTTCGAATTCAAAATCACAAACTCAGCACGACTAA
- a CDS encoding MGH1-like glycoside hydrolase domain-containing protein → MLSRFTPALLALSIAAAPLIAAESSAPLDQSVALIRKHLHSDYAGMFRSEGGAFKYPFITPGSAQYGDILWDWDSWLSNIALRQILTEKATAEEKTKALKHEQGCVLNYLNYGAFDGWVPIILLRNSGSRAELMKQADTYATNMHKPCLAQHAAFITKLNGGDAEWLREGMFHLQSFVNRYKNHQRHAATGLYFWNDDMAIGVDNDPSTYMRPAKSSGSIFLNCLMYRELLALAYLCERLGQKEIGDLYAKDAEDLKSAVQKHCWDERDGFFYSVDLNLLPYEGKPFAADPSIRLHAGYPRDYDCLIQRIDVWSGFLPLWAEIATPEQAKRMVERYRDTRTFNAAYGVRTLSKLEKMYNVRGSGNPSLWTGPIWGVSNYLVFRGLVKYGFKDDARDLADKTIRLFGRDFERFGALHEYYLPDSGEPVLNRGFQNWNYLVLNMAVWREGGEPVAEF, encoded by the coding sequence ATGCTTTCGCGTTTCACCCCCGCCTTGCTCGCGTTGTCCATCGCCGCCGCTCCGTTGATCGCTGCAGAATCCTCCGCCCCGCTCGACCAATCCGTCGCGCTCATCCGCAAACATCTGCACAGCGATTACGCCGGGATGTTTCGCAGCGAAGGCGGCGCGTTCAAATACCCGTTCATCACACCGGGCAGCGCGCAGTACGGGGACATTTTGTGGGATTGGGATTCCTGGCTGAGCAACATCGCGCTGCGCCAGATCCTCACCGAGAAAGCCACCGCCGAGGAGAAAACCAAAGCGCTCAAGCACGAGCAGGGCTGCGTGCTGAATTATCTCAACTACGGCGCATTCGACGGCTGGGTGCCGATCATCTTGCTCCGCAATTCCGGTTCGCGCGCCGAGCTCATGAAGCAGGCCGACACGTACGCGACGAACATGCACAAACCGTGTCTCGCGCAGCACGCCGCGTTCATCACGAAGCTCAACGGCGGTGATGCCGAGTGGCTGCGCGAGGGGATGTTTCACCTCCAGTCGTTCGTGAACCGCTATAAGAATCATCAGCGTCACGCGGCCACTGGCCTCTATTTTTGGAACGACGACATGGCCATCGGCGTGGACAACGATCCATCCACGTACATGCGTCCGGCTAAGAGCTCGGGTTCGATTTTTCTGAACTGTCTCATGTACCGCGAACTCCTCGCGCTGGCGTATCTGTGCGAGCGACTCGGGCAAAAAGAGATCGGCGATCTCTACGCCAAAGATGCTGAGGACTTAAAATCTGCGGTTCAGAAACACTGCTGGGACGAGCGCGACGGTTTCTTCTACAGCGTCGATTTGAACCTGCTGCCATACGAAGGAAAACCATTCGCCGCAGATCCCTCCATCCGGTTGCACGCAGGTTATCCGCGCGACTACGACTGCCTCATCCAGCGCATCGATGTGTGGTCCGGTTTTCTCCCGCTTTGGGCAGAGATTGCCACGCCCGAGCAGGCGAAGCGCATGGTCGAGCGCTATCGCGACACGCGCACCTTCAACGCCGCCTACGGCGTGCGCACGCTCTCGAAATTGGAGAAGATGTACAACGTCCGCGGCTCGGGAAATCCCTCGCTGTGGACCGGCCCGATCTGGGGCGTTTCCAACTACCTGGTTTTTCGCGGCCTCGTGAAATACGGCTTCAAGGACGACGCCCGCGACCTCGCCGACAAGACGATCCGGCTCTTCGGCCGCGACTTCGAGCGCTTCGGCGCGCTGCACGAATATTACCTGCCGGACAGCGGCGAGCCGGTGCTCAACCGGGGTTTCCAGAACTGGAACTACCTCGTGCTGAACATGGCCGTCTGGCGCGAAGGCGGAGAGCCGGTGGCGGAGTTTTGA
- a CDS encoding ABC transporter substrate-binding protein, with protein MTRRAFFLPLVLAVASMAALLGGCRAKTYSEPVSRAGKKILRVGYFPNITHAQGVIGSTLTAEKKGWFEERLGPDVEIQWFVYNAGPSAMEAIFTDSVDLTYVGPSPALNAFIRARGDDIRIVSGSARGGAALLVRPGAGIEKPEDFRGKKLATPQLGNTQDVAARAWLKAQGFHMTQLGGDVFVLPTANPDQLALFKQGQIDAVWTVEPWVTRIETEAGGSVYLEQPDVVTTVLVASKKALDHRSELIGRFVKAHHELTDWTVAHPAEAQAIVQRGLTAIVHREVPLKLVSAAWKRLTFSNDITLHSIEGLVADARGLGFIRGDVELQPLIHILQ; from the coding sequence ATGACGCGCCGCGCATTCTTTCTCCCGCTCGTGCTGGCGGTGGCGTCGATGGCGGCGCTGCTGGGGGGCTGTCGCGCGAAAACATATTCTGAGCCGGTCTCGCGCGCGGGAAAAAAAATCCTGCGCGTTGGCTACTTTCCCAACATCACGCACGCCCAAGGCGTGATCGGCAGCACGCTCACCGCCGAGAAGAAGGGCTGGTTCGAAGAACGCCTCGGTCCCGACGTGGAGATCCAGTGGTTCGTGTACAACGCCGGTCCAAGCGCGATGGAAGCGATCTTCACGGACTCGGTTGATCTCACGTACGTCGGCCCCAGCCCGGCGCTCAACGCCTTCATCCGCGCACGCGGTGACGACATCCGCATCGTTTCCGGCTCGGCCCGCGGCGGCGCGGCGCTGCTGGTGCGCCCGGGTGCAGGGATCGAGAAGCCCGAAGATTTTCGCGGCAAAAAACTCGCCACGCCCCAGCTCGGCAACACGCAGGATGTGGCCGCGCGCGCGTGGTTGAAGGCGCAGGGGTTTCACATGACCCAGCTCGGCGGCGATGTGTTCGTGCTGCCGACAGCGAATCCCGATCAGCTCGCGCTTTTCAAACAAGGTCAGATCGACGCCGTGTGGACCGTCGAGCCCTGGGTGACGCGCATCGAAACGGAAGCGGGCGGCAGCGTGTATCTGGAACAGCCTGACGTCGTCACGACCGTGCTCGTCGCCAGCAAAAAGGCGCTCGATCACCGGAGCGAACTCATCGGACGTTTCGTGAAGGCGCATCACGAACTCACTGACTGGACCGTGGCACATCCCGCCGAGGCGCAGGCCATCGTGCAGCGCGGGCTCACGGCGATCGTTCATCGCGAAGTGCCGCTCAAACTCGTTTCCGCCGCGTGGAAACGCCTGACTTTCTCAAACGACATCACCCTCCACTCCATCGAAGGCCTTGTGGCCGATGCCCGCGGGCTCGGTTTCATTCGAGGCGACGTCGAGCTCCAACCCCTCATCCATATCCTCCAGTGA
- a CDS encoding ABC transporter permease: protein MKRFLTAAAFFAVILAIWELLVRAKVWSPIVLPSPLMVGEYLVAAIRDGSLLAASWVTLKRLLLGYVFGIALGLPLGLLTARFQVCKDTIGLLALGLQTLPSVCWVPLALLWFGQTETALFFVVVMGTLWSVIIATDTGVRTIPPIYARAARTMGSNGFHTWIHVMLPASLPFVVSGMKQGWAFAWRSLMAAEIYVTILTGFGLGHLLHYGRELHAMEQVTGVMVVIVVIGLLADKIMFSPWERFLHRRWGTQGK from the coding sequence ATGAAACGTTTCCTCACTGCGGCGGCGTTCTTCGCCGTCATCCTCGCGATCTGGGAATTGCTCGTGCGCGCCAAAGTCTGGTCGCCCATCGTACTGCCGTCGCCGCTGATGGTCGGCGAGTACCTCGTCGCCGCGATCCGCGACGGCTCGTTGCTGGCGGCCTCCTGGGTGACGCTGAAGCGCCTGCTGCTCGGCTACGTTTTTGGCATCGCTCTCGGACTTCCGCTCGGCCTGCTCACCGCGCGTTTCCAAGTCTGCAAAGACACGATCGGTCTGCTGGCGCTCGGGCTGCAAACGCTGCCGAGCGTGTGCTGGGTGCCGCTGGCGCTCCTGTGGTTCGGTCAGACGGAGACGGCGCTCTTCTTCGTCGTCGTGATGGGCACGCTCTGGTCGGTGATCATCGCGACCGACACGGGCGTGCGCACGATCCCGCCGATCTACGCGCGCGCGGCCCGCACGATGGGCTCCAATGGATTTCACACATGGATTCACGTGATGTTGCCCGCGTCGCTCCCGTTTGTCGTCAGCGGTATGAAACAAGGCTGGGCGTTTGCCTGGCGCTCGTTGATGGCGGCGGAGATCTACGTGACGATTCTTACCGGCTTCGGTCTCGGGCACTTGCTGCACTATGGCCGCGAACTCCACGCGATGGAGCAGGTGACTGGTGTGATGGTCGTGATCGTCGTGATCGGCCTGCTGGCGGACAAAATCATGTTCTCGCCGTGGGAGCGTTTCCTGCATCGGCGCTGGGGCACGCAGGGGAAGTGA
- a CDS encoding ABC transporter ATP-binding protein — MTVQTELVNEAPSKLSVGEITKRFRSKSREVHALDRVSLDIAEGEFVCLVGPSGCGKSTLLNIIAGLDTADEGTLLCDGKAVDGPGRDRMVMFQEHALFPWLDVLGNVLFGLKLKPGLNNSERTDVARFYLKLVGLEKFASANIHELSGGMKQRVALARALAPNPRVLLMDEPFAALDALTREQLYGDIQRIWQDRKKTIVFVTHNVREAVCLGDRVVLFSPHPGRIREQFKIDLPRPRDINSVDLAQYSTRITKALKGHMKATEGEVSE, encoded by the coding sequence GTGACCGTACAAACGGAATTGGTTAACGAAGCGCCCTCGAAACTTTCGGTGGGCGAAATCACCAAGCGTTTTCGCAGCAAGAGCCGCGAAGTCCACGCGCTCGACCGCGTGTCGCTCGACATCGCCGAGGGCGAGTTCGTGTGCCTCGTCGGCCCGAGCGGCTGTGGCAAGAGCACGCTGCTCAACATCATCGCCGGTCTCGACACCGCCGATGAAGGCACGCTGCTCTGCGACGGCAAAGCCGTCGACGGCCCGGGGCGCGATCGCATGGTGATGTTTCAGGAGCACGCGCTTTTCCCCTGGCTCGATGTGCTGGGGAACGTGCTCTTCGGCCTCAAGCTCAAGCCCGGCCTGAACAACTCCGAGCGTACGGATGTCGCGCGCTTTTATCTCAAGCTCGTCGGTCTGGAGAAATTTGCCTCGGCCAACATCCACGAACTTTCCGGTGGCATGAAACAACGCGTTGCCCTCGCCCGCGCGCTCGCGCCCAATCCGCGCGTGCTGCTCATGGACGAGCCGTTTGCCGCGCTCGATGCGCTCACGCGCGAGCAGCTCTACGGCGACATCCAGCGCATCTGGCAGGATCGCAAGAAGACCATCGTCTTCGTGACGCATAATGTGCGCGAAGCCGTCTGTCTCGGCGACCGGGTGGTGCTTTTTTCGCCGCATCCAGGCCGCATCCGCGAGCAGTTCAAAATCGATCTGCCGCGCCCGCGTGACATCAACAGCGTCGATCTCGCGCAGTATTCCACGCGCATCACCAAGGCGCTCAAGGGGCACATGAAGGCGACGGAAGGAGAGGTCTCAGAATGA
- a CDS encoding PIN/TRAM domain-containing protein, with translation MNRTLLPIRIVFILLCAAAGWLICYTIEDWDKRRMLATFIGGSIGILAVLTDVMLKGFSLRGLSAITFGLGVGTLISYLIGTSPLFRGADAQYVYLTQLALFLVATYLCTVIALRGKDEFNLVIPYVRFVPQEVETSLVVVDTSALIDGRIAKVCEAGFLSAALVIPRFVLDELQAVADSSEPTKHARGRRGLEVLGELRKIKNIDIRIPESDVTKKQDVDAKLVFLAQSMKAKLLTTDFNLAKMAEFHGVHWLNLNSLARSLRPELILGEQLEVELVKAGKEDLQAVGYLEDGSMVVVQGGRPHIGQRVTVEISSVLPSAGGKMVFARMLNDRALG, from the coding sequence ATGAACCGCACGCTGCTCCCGATCCGGATTGTTTTCATCCTGCTGTGCGCGGCCGCCGGCTGGCTGATCTGCTACACGATCGAGGATTGGGATAAACGCCGCATGCTCGCCACCTTCATTGGCGGATCGATCGGCATACTGGCGGTGCTGACCGATGTGATGTTGAAGGGGTTTTCGTTGCGCGGTCTTTCAGCGATCACGTTCGGCCTCGGGGTGGGGACATTGATTTCCTATCTGATCGGGACATCGCCACTGTTTCGCGGAGCTGATGCGCAGTACGTTTATCTGACGCAGCTCGCGCTGTTTCTCGTGGCGACTTATCTCTGCACGGTCATAGCGCTGCGCGGCAAAGATGAGTTCAACCTGGTCATCCCTTATGTGCGTTTCGTGCCGCAGGAAGTGGAGACGTCGCTGGTCGTGGTGGACACGAGCGCGCTGATCGACGGGCGCATTGCAAAGGTGTGCGAGGCGGGGTTTCTCAGCGCGGCGCTGGTGATCCCTCGGTTCGTGCTCGATGAATTGCAGGCTGTGGCCGACTCGAGCGAGCCGACCAAACATGCCCGTGGACGCCGTGGACTCGAAGTGCTCGGCGAGCTGCGCAAAATCAAAAACATCGATATCCGCATCCCGGAGAGCGATGTGACCAAAAAGCAGGATGTGGATGCGAAGCTCGTGTTCCTCGCGCAGTCGATGAAGGCGAAGCTGCTCACCACGGATTTTAATCTGGCGAAGATGGCGGAGTTTCACGGCGTCCACTGGCTCAACCTCAACTCGCTCGCGCGCTCGTTGCGGCCGGAGTTGATTCTTGGCGAGCAGCTGGAAGTCGAACTCGTCAAAGCGGGCAAAGAAGATCTCCAGGCCGTCGGTTATCTGGAAGACGGCTCGATGGTCGTCGTGCAGGGCGGACGTCCGCACATCGGCCAACGCGTGACGGTGGAAATCTCCAGCGTGCTGCCATCAGCCGGTGGAAAAATGGTCTTTGCGCGGATGCTGAACGATCGGGCGCTGGGGTGA
- a CDS encoding EVE domain-containing protein, producing MTTQYWLVKQEPEAYAWTDFVRDGKTDWTGVRNFQARNFLKAMQPGDAVLFYESVTTKAVVGLAEVSKAAFPDKTADEDGWVAVELKAGKALKNPVTLEQVKGEASLKDIGLLRQSRLSVMPLKKTEFAKIVKLGG from the coding sequence ATGACAACGCAATACTGGCTCGTGAAACAGGAACCCGAGGCTTACGCGTGGACCGACTTCGTCCGCGACGGCAAAACCGACTGGACAGGCGTGCGTAATTTTCAGGCCCGCAATTTCCTCAAAGCCATGCAGCCCGGCGACGCCGTCCTCTTCTACGAGAGCGTCACCACCAAGGCAGTCGTCGGCCTCGCCGAAGTGAGCAAAGCCGCGTTTCCCGATAAAACCGCCGACGAAGACGGCTGGGTGGCGGTCGAACTCAAAGCAGGCAAGGCGTTGAAAAATCCCGTCACGCTCGAACAGGTCAAAGGCGAAGCCTCGCTCAAAGACATCGGCCTGCTCCGCCAGAGCCGCCTCTCCGTGATGCCGCTCAAAAAGACGGAGTTTGCGAAGATCGTGAAGCTGGGCGGATGA
- a CDS encoding RrF2 family transcriptional regulator: MKLSKRGEYGFRAMIDIGLAHELGRELVPLGELAENGKIPTKFLEQILLDLRQGEFLTSMRGKYGGYKLARPAKDIIAGQIVRYLEGPLAPIGCVSQTAYEKCSCPDEVHCGLRMLMLDVRNAIANILDRYTIADVVEVTLRKMRRDNVNLPYVSSPRAGESRRIHGKSKRGPAARTAAPENRKPSPMTTPFETGLDDFLYREGI; this comes from the coding sequence ATGAAACTCTCCAAACGCGGCGAATACGGCTTTCGTGCTATGATCGACATCGGTCTGGCGCATGAGCTCGGTCGCGAACTCGTCCCGCTCGGCGAGCTGGCGGAGAATGGGAAAATCCCGACGAAGTTTCTTGAGCAAATCCTGCTCGATCTGCGTCAGGGCGAATTCCTGACCAGTATGCGCGGCAAATACGGCGGCTATAAACTCGCCCGCCCCGCGAAGGACATCATCGCCGGCCAGATCGTGCGTTACCTCGAAGGTCCGCTCGCGCCCATCGGCTGCGTGAGCCAGACGGCTTACGAGAAATGCTCATGTCCCGATGAAGTTCACTGCGGCCTGCGGATGCTCATGCTCGATGTGCGCAACGCCATCGCGAACATCCTCGACCGCTACACCATCGCCGACGTCGTCGAGGTCACGCTCCGCAAGATGCGTCGCGACAACGTGAATCTTCCTTACGTTTCCAGCCCGCGCGCGGGTGAGAGCCGCCGCATCCACGGGAAATCCAAACGCGGTCCGGCCGCACGCACCGCCGCGCCCGAAAACAGAAAACCGTCGCCGATGACCACGCCGTTCGAAACTGGTCTCGACGACTTTCTTTATCGTGAAGGTATTTGA
- a CDS encoding vWA domain-containing protein, with protein sequence MKTSLFSFFAAALVGVASFVALSAKTNTSSGDEAVRLRLDLDRTVLPAGSTEKAVIKISLDGVRLPRPESRPPVNLALVIDRSGSMSGDKIEKAREAALEVLSRLAPDDILSVVAYDSDVETLVPAQRVGDGRRISAAIRSIRVNGNTALFGGVSQGASEVRKHLEDRRYIHRVILLSDGQANVGPSTPDDLARLGTALMKEGVSVTTVGLGLGFNEDLMTRLAQRSDGNTYFVESSEDLPRIFAGEIGDVLNVVARRVVVEVEFPEGVRPLGFVGREGVIKGQKAEVTLNQIYGGQEKFALIEVEVPAREDGVSLELATARLTYDDALKNKSATSQARSAVTFSKRKEAVIGSANLKVQNDYAVNSLAMTKDRAVELVDARKPAAAAKALRAKAVEMNSMAVTYKNVELAELAKKQEAEADRLERDGLSNKERKAYRAENTQTTSQQSSVGSSK encoded by the coding sequence ATGAAAACTTCGCTCTTCTCGTTCTTCGCGGCCGCGCTTGTCGGTGTCGCTTCGTTTGTCGCTCTCTCTGCTAAAACCAACACTTCCTCCGGCGATGAGGCGGTGCGGCTGCGGCTCGATCTGGATCGCACGGTGTTGCCGGCGGGCTCTACGGAAAAAGCGGTCATCAAAATCTCGCTCGATGGCGTGCGCCTGCCGCGCCCGGAGTCGCGTCCGCCGGTAAACCTTGCCCTCGTGATCGACCGCTCGGGCTCGATGAGCGGCGATAAAATCGAGAAGGCGCGCGAGGCCGCCCTCGAAGTTCTCAGCCGACTTGCGCCGGACGACATCCTCTCGGTCGTCGCTTACGATTCCGATGTGGAGACGCTGGTCCCGGCGCAACGCGTGGGCGATGGGCGTCGCATCTCGGCAGCGATCCGCTCGATCCGAGTTAACGGAAACACGGCGCTCTTTGGCGGCGTTTCTCAAGGCGCGTCGGAAGTTCGGAAGCATCTCGAAGATCGGCGCTACATCCACCGCGTTATCCTGCTCTCCGACGGGCAGGCGAATGTCGGCCCGAGCACGCCGGACGATCTGGCGCGGCTGGGTACGGCGCTGATGAAAGAAGGCGTTTCGGTCACGACGGTGGGGCTCGGACTCGGCTTCAACGAGGATCTCATGACGCGTCTCGCGCAGCGCAGTGACGGCAACACGTACTTCGTGGAGTCGAGCGAGGATCTGCCGCGGATCTTCGCGGGTGAAATCGGCGATGTGCTCAATGTGGTGGCGCGCCGGGTGGTCGTGGAAGTGGAGTTTCCCGAGGGCGTGCGTCCTTTGGGGTTTGTCGGTCGCGAAGGCGTGATCAAGGGCCAGAAGGCGGAGGTGACGCTCAATCAAATTTACGGCGGCCAGGAGAAGTTCGCGTTGATCGAAGTCGAAGTGCCGGCGCGGGAAGACGGCGTGAGTCTGGAACTCGCGACGGCGCGGCTGACCTACGATGACGCGTTGAAGAATAAGTCCGCGACGAGCCAGGCGCGCAGCGCGGTGACCTTCAGCAAGCGCAAGGAAGCGGTGATCGGCTCGGCAAACTTGAAGGTGCAGAACGATTATGCGGTTAACAGCCTCGCGATGACGAAGGACCGCGCGGTGGAGTTGGTCGATGCGCGCAAACCGGCGGCGGCCGCAAAGGCGCTGCGAGCGAAGGCCGTGGAAATGAATTCGATGGCGGTGACCTATAAAAATGTGGAGCTCGCTGAACTCGCGAAGAAGCAGGAAGCGGAGGCGGACCGGCTCGAGCGCGATGGGCTGAGCAACAAGGAGCGCAAAGCCTATCGCGCCGAGAACACGCAAACGACGAGTCAGCAGTCGTCGGTCGGGAGTTCGAAGTAA